Proteins co-encoded in one Leucobacter exalbidus genomic window:
- a CDS encoding YggS family pyridoxal phosphate-dependent enzyme, producing MSDEYPGLGDRLLQIKGGIADACRAAGREPESATLIVVTKFHPASLVRELAGLGVVDVGENRHQEAQDKAAELADLDLNWHFIGQLQTKKARQAARYAHAIHSIDRERLVDSLAEGDRVIDAFVQVNLTDDPGRGGVSPTDLDRLAERVAAAPALRLRGVMAVAPLEEAPESAFARLAGYSERVRAIEPTATDISAGMTHDFAEAIAAGATHLRIGSAITGKRPEHR from the coding sequence GTGTCTGACGAATACCCCGGCCTCGGGGATCGGCTTCTGCAGATTAAGGGCGGTATTGCAGATGCGTGCCGCGCCGCGGGCCGCGAGCCCGAGAGTGCCACGCTCATCGTCGTCACGAAGTTTCACCCGGCGAGCCTCGTTCGCGAGCTCGCCGGGTTAGGCGTCGTTGATGTGGGGGAGAACCGGCACCAGGAGGCCCAAGATAAGGCTGCTGAACTGGCCGATCTTGATCTGAACTGGCACTTCATTGGGCAGTTGCAGACGAAGAAGGCGCGCCAGGCGGCGCGCTACGCGCACGCCATCCACTCGATTGATCGCGAACGTCTCGTTGATTCGCTCGCCGAGGGTGATCGGGTGATCGATGCGTTTGTGCAGGTCAACCTCACCGATGATCCGGGTCGCGGGGGAGTTTCGCCCACAGACCTCGACCGGCTTGCCGAGCGAGTCGCTGCGGCACCAGCCCTGCGCTTGCGCGGTGTGATGGCGGTCGCCCCGCTGGAAGAAGCCCCCGAGAGCGCATTTGCGCGGCTCGCAGGATATTCTGAACGGGTGCGGGCCATTGAGCCCACCGCCACAGATATTTCTGCCGGAATGACCCATGACTTTGCCGAGGCTATCGCGGCCGGAGCGACACACCTGAGGATCGGCAGCGCAATCACAGGGAAACGACCGGAGCACCGGTAG